A genomic window from Populus nigra chromosome 7, ddPopNigr1.1, whole genome shotgun sequence includes:
- the LOC133699333 gene encoding uncharacterized protein LOC133699333, translating into MSSAFPVICILHSLIAITSGTLMMFHMKEIYTFTHGNETATILMGSTPQDQLLIRTSDSFSGLLLFAIGWLIFMVSFIKDGEFQYFFAKGCTLLHVFMAIWRVNFERRVEVLAWDWLRQTVGDILLGLSWVLFLVYSWREKYD; encoded by the coding sequence ATGTCATCGGCTTTTCCTGTGATATGTATCCTCCACTCTCTCATAGCCATAACAAGTGGAACACTCATGATGTTCCACATGAAGGAAATCTACACCTTCACACATGGGAATGAAACTGCAACGATTCTGATGGGGTCTACACCACAAGACCAGCTCCTGATCCGGACCTCTGATTCATTTTCTGGGCTGCTCCTATTTGCTATTGGGTGGTTGATTTTCATGGTCTCTTTTATCAAGGACGGAGAGTTTCAATATTTCTTTGCAAAAGGGTGTACGCTTCTTCATGTTTTCATGGCTATTTGGAGGGTCAACTTTGAGAGGAGAGTTGAGGTGTTGGCTTGGGATTGGCTGAGACAGACAGTTGGTGATATCTTATTGGGTCTATCTTGGGTTCTCTTTCTTGTTTATTCTTGGAGAGAGAAGTATGATTAG
- the LOC133699330 gene encoding vesicle-fusing ATPase-like, which translates to MASRFGFQSTTMIVTNTPAADLALTNLAYCSPSDLHNFAVPGTKLFLALVADSSVLSFSPHENIRTGQIALNAIQRRHAKVSSGDTVSVSRFIPPEDFNLALLTLELEFVKKGTKNEQIDAVILANQLRKRFANQVMTSGQRATFEYHGNNYIFTVTQATVEGREDSNDVERGMISSDTYMVFEASNSSGIKIVNQREAASSNIFRQKEFNLQSLGIGGLGAEFADIFRRAFASRVFPPHVTSKLGIKHVKGMLLYGPPGTGKTLMARQIGKMLNGREPKIVNGPEVLSKFVGETEKNVRDLFADAENDQRTNGDQSDLHVIIFDEIDAICKSRGSTRDGTGVHDSIVNQLLTKIDGVESLNNVLLIGMTNRKDLLDEALLRPGRLEVQVEISLPDENGRLQILQIHTNKMKENSFLAPDVNLQELAARTKNYSGAELEGVVKSAVSFALNRQLSLDDLTKPVDEESIKVTMDDFLHALHEIVPAFGASTDDLERCRLNGMVDCGDRHKHIYQRAMLLVEQVKVSKGSPMVTCLLEGPSGSGKTALAATVGIDSDFPYVKIISAETMIGLHESTKCAQIVKVFEDAYKSPLSIIILDDIERLLEYVAIGPRFSNIISQTLMVLLKRLPPKGKKLLVLGTTSEVSFLDSVGICDAFSVTYHLPTLKADDAKKVLEQLNVFAEDDVSAAAEALNDMTIKKLYMLIEMAAQGEQGGAAEAIYSGKEKIKIAHFYDCLQDIVRF; encoded by the exons ATGGCGAGTCGGTTCGGTTTCCAATCAACGACAATGATCGTGACAAACACACCAGCGGCAGATCTCGCACTCACAAATCTCGCTTACTGCTCCCCCTCCGATCTCCACAACTTCGCCGTCCCTGGAACCAAGCTCTTCTTAGCTTTAGTCGCTGACTCCTCTGTTCTCTCTTTTTC TCCTCATGAAAATATTCGTACCGGTCAAATTGCGCTTAATGCGATTCAGCGAAGGCATGCAAAGGTTTCATCTGGCGATACGGTTTCTGTGAGCAG gtttatcCCTCCTGAAGATTTTAACCTTGCATTGTTAACACTTGAGTTGGAATTTGTGAAGAAGGGGACTAAGAATGAGCAG ATTGATGCTGTTATTCTGGCCAACCAGCTTAGGAAGAGGTTTGCTAACCAG GTTATGACATCTGGGCAAAGAGCAACATTTGAGTATCATGGAAACAATTACATATTTACAGTCACTCAAGCCACTGTGGAGGGACGGGAAGATTCTAATGATGTTGAGAGAGGAATGATTTCAAGTGATACATACATGGTCTTTGAAGCATCAAATTCAAGTGGCATTAAG ATTGTCAATCAGCGTGAAGCTGCCAGTAGCAACATCTTTAGGCAAAAGGAGTTTAATCTTCAATCACTTGGTATAGGTGGTTTGGGTGCAGAGTTTGCAGATATATTTCGAAGAGCTTTTGCCTCTCGTGTTTTCCCACCTCACGTGACAAGCAA ATTGgggatcaagcatgtaaagggAATGCTGCTTTATGGGCCTCCTGGCACTGGAAAAACTCTTATGGCTCGTCAAATTGGAAAAATGCTGAATGGGAGGGAGCCAAAG ATTGTTAATGGACCTGAAGTCCTAAGCAAATTTGTTGGCGAGACTGAAAAGAATGTCAGAGACCTGTTTGCTGATGCTGAAAATGATCAAAGAACTAATG GGGACCAAAGTGATTTGCATGTAATAATCTTTGATGAAATTGATGCCATATGTAAG TCAAGAGGATCAACTAGAGATGGTACAGGAGTCCATGATAGCATTGTGAACCAGCTACTTACAAAG ATAGATGGTGTGGAGTCCCTGAATAATGTTTTACTTATCGGAATGACCAACAGAAAGGATTTGCTTGATGAAGCACTTTTGAG GCCAGGAAGATTGGAGGTTCAAGTTGAAATAAGCCTTCCTGATGAAAATGGTCGGCTGCAGATTCTTCAAATTCATACAAACAAGATGAAAGAGAATTCTTTTCTTGCTCCTGATGTAAATCTTCAAGAGCTTG CTGCTCGCACAAAAAATTACAGTGGAGCAGAACTTGAAGGTGTAGTGAAAAGTGCAGTATCATTTGCTTTGAATCGACAACTAAGTCTAGATGATCTTACCAAGCCAGTAGATGAAGAGAGTATTAAAGTTACAATGGATGACTTTTTGCATGCACTCCATGAAATTGTTCCGGCATTTGGAGCCTCCACTGATGACCTTGAACGATGCAG ACTTAATGGCATGGTGGACTGTGGTGATCGACACAAGCATATTTATCAGAGAGCTATGCTACTGGTGGAGCAAGTTAAAGTTAGCAAGGGAAGTCCAATGGTCACTTGCCTTCTGGAAGGCCCAAGTGGCAG TGGTAAAACTGCATTGGCAGCTACTGTTGGCATTGACAGTGATTTTCCATATGTCAAGATA ATCTCAGCTGAAACAATGATTGGTCTCCATGAGAGCACTAAATGTGCACAGATTGTTAAG GTGTTTGAGGATGCATACAAGTCTCCTTTAAGCATTATAATTCTTGATGACATCGAGAG ATTATTGGAGTATGTCGCAATTGGGCCTCgcttttcaaatataatttctcAGACATTGATGGTACTCCTGAAACGTCTTCCTCCCAAG ggaaAGAAACTTCTGGTGTTAGGGACAACAAGTGAAGTAAGCTTCTTGGATTCAGTTGGTATTTGTGATGCTTTCTCTGTTACTTACCACCTTCCCACATTGAAGGCGGACGATGCAAAGAAG GTACTGGAACAGCTCAATGTTTTCGCTGAAGATGATGTCAGTGCTGCTGCAGAAGCCCTGAATGAT ATGACTATCAAGAAGCTCTATATGTTGATTGAGATGGCAGCCCAGGGAGAGCAAGGTGGAGCTGCTGAGGCTATCTATTCCGGTAAAGAGAAGATCAAGATTGCACATTTTTACGATTGCCTTCAGGACATTGTGCGATTCTAA
- the LOC133699331 gene encoding ketol-acid reductoisomerase, chloroplastic-like → MAAATSFSTTLTTLTTSTPSKTLKSASSRSLLCNSNLGFSSSLSSKTFKPLKASHGNVTGGVLGAKMVSSVPSVKPLISLDFETSVFKKEKVSLAGHDEYIVRGGRDLFHLLPDAFKGIKQIGVLGWGSQGPAQAQNLMDSLAEAKSDIKVKIGLRKGSRSFAEARAAGFTEENGTLGDIWETVSGSDLVLLLISDAAQADNYEKVFSHMKPNSILGLSHGFLLGHLQSMGLDFPKNISVIAVCPKGMGPSVRRLYVQGKEVNGAGINSSFAVHQDVDGRATDVALGWSVALGSPFTFATTLEQEYKSDIFGERGILLGAVHGIVESLFRWYTENGMSEDEAYKNTVECITGIVSRTISTKGMLAVYNSLTPEGKKEFETAYSASYYPCMDILYECYEDVASGSEIHSVVLAGRRFYEKEGLPAFPMGKIDQTRMWKVGERVRATRPSGDLGPLHPFTAGVYVALMMAQIEILRKKGHSYSEIINESLIESVDSLNPFMHARGVSFMVDNSSTTARLGSRKWAPRFDYIITQQALVAVDNGTPINRDLISNFFSDPVHGAVEVCAQLRPKVDISVPPDADFVRPELRQSSN, encoded by the exons ATGGCGGCGGCTACATCCTTCTCCACCACTCTCACCACTCTCACCACTTCAACCCcatcaaaaaccctaaaatctgCATCATCAAGGTCACTTCTATGCAACAGCAATTTAGGGTTTTCATCATCATTGTCTTCCAAGACCTTCAAACCACTCAAAGCCAGTCATGGTAACGTTACTGGTGGAGTTTTGGGGGCTAAGATGGTGTCATCAGTTCCCAGTGTAAAACCCTTGATTTCTCTTGATTTTGAGACTTCTGTGTTTAAGAAGGAGAAGGTATCTCTCGCTGGCCACGATGAG TACATTGTTAGAGGAGGGAGGGACTTATTCCACTTGCTGCCGGATGCATTTAAAGGGATTAAGCAGATAGGCGTTCTCGGTTGGGGTTCTCAG GGTCCTGCCCAAGCTCAGAATTTAATGGATTCTCTTGCTGAAGCAAAGTCTGATATTAAAGTCAAG ATTGGACTGAGGAAGGGCTCTCGTTCTTTTGCTGAAGCTCGCGCTGCTGGTTTTACAGAAGAGAATGGGACTTTGGGTGATATTTGGGAAACTGTTTCTGGCAGTGATCTAGTATTGCTATTGATTTCTGATGCTGCACAG GCTGATAACTATGAGAAAGTTTTCTCGCACATGAAGCCAAACAGCATTCTTGGGCTTTCCCATGGATTTCTTCTTGGGCATTTGCAGTCCATGGGACTTGATTTTCCAAAGAACATTAGTGTCATTGCTGTGTGTCCCAAGGGAATGGGTCCTTCTGTAAGGAGGCTCTATGTTCAAGGAAAAGAGGTCAATGGTGCTGGAATTAATTCCAGTTTTGCAGTCCACCAG GATGTTGATGGCAGAGCCACAGATGTTGCCCTGGGATGGTCTGTTGCCCTTGGTTCACCTTTCACATTTGCCACTACACTAGAGCAGGAGTACAAGAGTGATATCTTTGGGGAGAGGG GCATTTTGCTTGGTGCTGTTCATGGAATTGTGGAGTCCTTGTTTAGATGGTATACTGAAAATGGAATGAGTGAAGACGAGGCCTACAAGAATACTGTTGAGTGCATAACTGGAATCGTATCAAGGACAATATCGACCAAG GGCATGCTGGCTGTTTACAATTCCTTGACTCCAGAAGGCAAAAAGGAATTCGAGACTGCATACAGTGCCTCGTATTATCCCTGCATGGACATCTTGTATGAGTGCTATGAAGACGTAGCCTCTGGAAGTGAGATTCACAGTGTTGTGCTGGCTGGACGTCGCTTTTAT GAAAAGGAAGGTCTACCAGCTTTTCCAATGGGTAAAATTGACCAGACACGTATGTGGAAGGTCGGTGAGCGAGTCCGAGCTACCCGGCCATCAGGGGACTTGGGTCCATTGCATCCATTCACTGCAGGTGTCTATGTGGCGCTAATGATGGCTCAG ATTGAAATATTGAGGAAGAAAGGCCATTCATACTCTGAGATCATAAATGAAAGTCTGATTGAATCTGTGGATTCCTTGAATCCATTTATGCATGCCCGTGGAGTTTCTTTCATGGTTGATAACAGCTCAACCACAGCAAGATTGGGATCAAGGAAATGGGCACCACGTTTTGACTATATCATCACCCAGCAGGCCCTGGTCGCTGTGGACAATGGTACTCCAATCAACCGTGACCTCATCAGCAACTTCTTTTCGGATCCAGTGCATGGAGCCGTTGAAGTCTGTGCCCAATTAAGACCCAAGGTTGACATTTCCGTGCCACCAGATGCTGACTTTGTGCGACCCGAGCTTCGCCAATCTAGCAACTGA